The Halomicrobium salinisoli genome contains a region encoding:
- a CDS encoding PQQ-binding-like beta-propeller repeat protein gives MRRRTVLATSGGLLTGGLAGCLRTPGRASGGQSDETPPTADSLTGGTWPQIGFDARNTRHTPDARGPRDDAAIAWERLGDRPVYPPVVDGDLYLTEAWTGGTAFAFAPADGAEKWSNSDLPPMRWAPALHENRLLVITRTEENVVRLHALDSTTGEQEWVREEGITASSGERPPISPTVRDGSVYVASNRGIVACDAATGDIEWTATLGPHVVETEDGPTWRTDWAKPAVTDERAFTFDTNERYRATREVYAVDTRSGDREWTAELEVGDRWTLKGHVVAGAERVFVSALKPHVSTGLDDSPWSGAERLFALEAASGEVAWDWTLPRKTLSPPAYADGTLYVGEWYPDADTGRLHALDASDGTITWTYETEAGAVLSPTVAGETVYICQGDELAAVTRADGTRRWRLDVGARTGPPVVVGQTAYVQTNPGHNDDSRLVAVRAP, from the coding sequence ATGCGCCGCCGCACGGTCCTCGCGACGAGTGGTGGTCTCCTGACGGGTGGACTTGCCGGGTGTCTTCGTACACCAGGCCGCGCGTCCGGAGGGCAGAGCGACGAAACGCCGCCGACCGCCGATTCACTCACTGGAGGCACGTGGCCCCAGATCGGCTTCGACGCCCGAAACACGCGTCACACGCCGGATGCGCGTGGTCCCCGCGACGACGCCGCGATCGCGTGGGAGCGTCTCGGCGACCGCCCGGTGTATCCGCCCGTGGTCGACGGCGACCTCTATCTCACCGAAGCGTGGACCGGTGGGACCGCATTTGCGTTCGCACCGGCGGACGGGGCCGAGAAGTGGTCGAACAGCGACCTCCCCCCGATGCGCTGGGCGCCTGCGCTCCACGAGAACCGACTGCTCGTCATCACTCGCACAGAGGAGAACGTGGTTCGGCTACACGCGCTGGACAGCACGACCGGCGAGCAGGAGTGGGTTCGCGAGGAGGGAATCACTGCGTCGAGCGGCGAACGCCCGCCGATCAGCCCGACTGTCCGTGACGGCTCCGTCTACGTCGCCTCGAATCGGGGTATCGTCGCGTGTGACGCGGCGACGGGAGATATCGAGTGGACGGCCACGCTCGGACCACACGTCGTCGAGACCGAGGACGGACCGACGTGGCGAACTGACTGGGCGAAGCCGGCAGTGACCGACGAGCGTGCGTTCACGTTCGATACGAACGAGCGCTATCGAGCGACGCGGGAGGTGTATGCAGTGGATACCCGATCCGGCGACCGGGAGTGGACTGCCGAACTGGAGGTCGGCGACCGCTGGACGCTCAAAGGACACGTCGTTGCCGGCGCGGAACGCGTCTTCGTGTCGGCGTTGAAGCCACACGTGTCCACGGGGCTGGACGATTCACCGTGGTCAGGGGCGGAACGACTGTTCGCGCTCGAGGCCGCCTCGGGCGAGGTCGCCTGGGACTGGACCCTGCCACGAAAGACCCTCAGCCCGCCGGCGTACGCGGACGGGACGCTGTACGTGGGCGAGTGGTATCCCGACGCCGACACTGGGCGGTTGCACGCGCTCGACGCGAGTGACGGCACCATCACGTGGACCTACGAGACCGAAGCCGGTGCCGTCCTGTCGCCGACCGTCGCAGGGGAGACGGTGTACATCTGTCAGGGCGATGAGCTCGCCGCGGTCACACGGGCGGACGGAACACGCCGATGGCGACTGGACGTCGGAGCGCGGACCGGCCCGCCGGTCGTCGTCGGTCAGACGGCGTACGTCCAGACGAACCCCGGTCACAACGACGATAGCCGGCTGGTGGCGGTTCGTGCCCCGTGA
- a CDS encoding ATP-binding protein, with amino-acid sequence MTRIVESPTVSELIIFVLIAGPGVTITYIGYQLPQFDIRTAFYPTVAGWGLGGLVLMGAILGFYSLQPGESVDDLSTVFILTGLATVAGLTAGIHNAQAQTRARELEETIAELERSNERLEQYQQYTDDVLDAIDDLFYVIGADGTLRRWNESLADVTGYADDEIAGMRAEDFIVDDDRDAAVAAVRDGFETGSVSAELDLCTKDGDRVPIEFVASTLTDPRGETILAGVGRDVSERVERERELEQSERRYRTLAQHFPNGAVGVYDDDLTYTLAEGAVLGETLPPAAGLEGSRLSEVFPEDTVGDLEPLFRSAIDDGETGSATTEFGGRNWRVWATPLRDADGSIFAGLSLTQDITEQVERERRLEELIDQLEASNERLEQFAYAASHDLQEPLRMVSSYLRLVERRYADELDDEGREFIEFAVDGADRMRGMIEGLLEYSRIETRGDSFEPVDLDAIVADVRDDLQVRIEETDAELTTDPLPTVEGDAGQLRQVFQNLLDNAIEYSGDAPPRISVAARRDGSMWEISVSDEGIGIDPDDADRIFEVFQRLHSREDHEGTGIGLALVERIVERHGGDIRVESEPGEGTTFSLTLPAAASDV; translated from the coding sequence GTGACGCGGATAGTCGAATCGCCGACGGTCAGCGAACTGATCATCTTCGTTCTGATCGCCGGCCCCGGCGTCACCATCACCTACATCGGCTACCAGTTACCGCAGTTCGATATCCGCACCGCGTTCTATCCGACAGTTGCGGGCTGGGGTCTCGGTGGACTGGTACTGATGGGCGCCATCCTCGGCTTCTACAGCCTCCAGCCCGGCGAGAGCGTCGACGACCTGTCGACGGTGTTCATCCTGACGGGACTCGCCACCGTCGCGGGTCTCACCGCCGGGATCCACAACGCACAGGCCCAGACGCGGGCACGCGAGCTCGAAGAGACGATCGCGGAACTCGAGCGGTCGAACGAACGCCTCGAACAGTACCAGCAGTACACCGACGACGTCCTCGACGCGATCGACGACCTCTTCTACGTCATCGGCGCGGACGGCACTCTCCGGCGCTGGAACGAGAGCCTGGCCGACGTGACCGGCTACGCGGACGACGAAATCGCCGGGATGAGGGCCGAGGACTTCATCGTCGACGACGACCGCGACGCCGCCGTCGCCGCGGTCCGCGACGGCTTCGAGACCGGCTCGGTCAGCGCCGAACTCGACCTCTGCACGAAAGACGGGGACCGCGTCCCGATCGAGTTCGTCGCGTCCACGCTGACGGATCCCCGCGGCGAGACGATCCTCGCCGGCGTCGGTCGGGACGTCTCGGAGCGAGTCGAACGAGAGCGGGAACTCGAACAGTCCGAGCGGCGGTACCGGACGCTGGCCCAGCACTTCCCGAACGGCGCCGTCGGTGTGTACGACGACGACCTCACGTACACACTCGCCGAGGGCGCCGTCCTCGGGGAGACGCTCCCGCCCGCAGCGGGGCTCGAGGGAAGCCGGCTGTCGGAGGTCTTTCCCGAGGACACCGTCGGCGACCTGGAGCCGCTGTTCCGGTCCGCCATCGACGACGGCGAAACCGGGAGCGCCACCACGGAGTTCGGCGGTCGCAACTGGCGCGTCTGGGCCACGCCGTTGCGCGACGCGGACGGATCGATCTTCGCCGGGCTGAGCCTCACGCAGGACATCACGGAACAGGTCGAGCGCGAACGGCGACTGGAGGAACTGATCGATCAGCTCGAAGCGTCGAACGAACGGCTCGAGCAGTTCGCGTACGCGGCCTCCCACGACCTGCAGGAGCCCCTCAGGATGGTCTCGAGTTACCTCCGGCTGGTCGAGCGCCGCTACGCCGACGAACTCGACGACGAGGGGCGCGAGTTCATCGAGTTCGCCGTCGACGGCGCCGACCGCATGCGCGGGATGATCGAGGGGCTGCTCGAGTACTCGCGTATCGAGACGCGCGGGGACTCCTTCGAGCCGGTCGATCTGGACGCCATCGTGGCAGACGTCCGCGACGACCTGCAGGTCCGGATCGAGGAGACCGACGCCGAACTCACGACCGATCCCCTCCCCACGGTCGAGGGCGACGCCGGGCAGTTGCGACAGGTCTTCCAGAACCTGCTGGATAATGCCATCGAATACAGCGGCGACGCCCCGCCCCGCATCTCCGTCGCCGCGCGACGCGACGGAAGCATGTGGGAGATCTCGGTCAGCGACGAGGGGATCGGCATCGATCCGGACGACGCCGACCGCATCTTCGAGGTGTTCCAGCGACTCCACTCCCGCGAGGACCACGAGGGCACCGGCATCGGTCTCGCCCTGGTCGAGCGCATCGTCGAACGGCACGGCGGCGACATCCGGGTCGAGTCCGAACCGGGCGAGGGCACGACGTTCTCGCTCACGCTTCCGGCGGCAGCAAGCGACGTGTGA
- a CDS encoding HAD family hydrolase, producing the protein MERYDQLYALYADFDTETLRAYRDFVDLFPPVDSRVALGYWERANRKLREHEEEIAAAFSDGEAFAELAAHATREQAFTALDLYATYERGVNVLVLDVDETLRSAGQTDNEIPRETLHYLTEFHEAGVPIVICTGQTLENVKGFLIQGLGNELVHSGDVSVVYEAGTGVFTPGHGSDTKRLLYEDLDDAVTDVFDAVRSRILPEAPESIRRGCHLQGNEFNVTLKPNYETGSDDAEAVIDEAMVYVLDLLAEAVPGADAEHTRAYYAAADPEIDRVLDDEGESIDPESVEIPADVASVLDRIDVAYYEADAAEIASRELNKVVGVEAALEVLGVDDPFALVMGDSKSDLRVMEWVAAEDAGIAAAPEHASGRVLEHVRGADGLVFDAGAADDVLRTAFALNRLAERERSATDR; encoded by the coding sequence ATGGAGCGGTACGATCAACTCTACGCACTATACGCTGACTTCGACACCGAGACGCTCCGCGCCTACCGGGACTTCGTGGACCTCTTCCCGCCGGTCGACTCGCGCGTCGCCCTCGGCTACTGGGAGCGGGCGAACCGGAAACTGAGAGAGCACGAGGAGGAAATCGCCGCTGCGTTCTCCGACGGAGAGGCGTTCGCGGAACTGGCGGCCCACGCGACCCGCGAGCAGGCCTTCACCGCGCTCGACCTCTACGCCACCTACGAGCGCGGCGTGAACGTGCTCGTCCTCGACGTCGACGAGACGCTGCGGTCGGCCGGACAGACGGACAACGAGATCCCCCGCGAGACGCTCCACTACCTCACGGAGTTCCACGAGGCGGGCGTCCCCATCGTCATCTGCACGGGCCAGACCCTCGAGAACGTCAAGGGCTTTCTCATCCAGGGGCTCGGCAACGAGCTCGTCCACTCCGGCGACGTGAGCGTCGTCTACGAGGCGGGGACCGGGGTCTTCACGCCCGGTCACGGCTCCGACACGAAGCGGCTCCTCTACGAGGACCTCGACGACGCCGTGACCGACGTCTTCGACGCGGTTCGCTCGCGCATTCTCCCCGAGGCGCCCGAGAGCATCCGTCGGGGGTGTCACCTCCAGGGCAACGAGTTCAACGTCACGCTCAAGCCCAACTACGAGACCGGCAGCGACGACGCCGAGGCGGTCATCGACGAGGCGATGGTGTACGTGCTGGACCTCCTCGCGGAGGCGGTCCCCGGCGCGGACGCCGAGCACACGCGGGCGTACTACGCCGCCGCGGACCCGGAGATCGACCGCGTCCTCGACGACGAGGGCGAGTCCATCGATCCCGAGAGCGTCGAGATCCCGGCCGACGTCGCGTCCGTTCTCGACCGCATCGACGTCGCTTACTACGAGGCCGACGCCGCGGAGATCGCGAGCCGCGAACTCAACAAGGTCGTCGGCGTGGAGGCCGCGCTCGAGGTCCTCGGCGTCGACGACCCCTTCGCACTGGTGATGGGCGACAGCAAGAGCGACCTGCGCGTGATGGAGTGGGTGGCGGCGGAGGATGCGGGGATCGCGGCGGCGCCCGAACACGCCTCGGGACGCGTGCTAGAGCACGTGCGCGGAGCGGACGGCCTCGTGTTCGACGCCGGCGCCGCCGACGACGTCCTCCGGACGGCGTTCGCCCTCAACCGACTCGCCGAACGAGAGCGGTCAGCGACCGACCGCTGA
- a CDS encoding CPBP family intramembrane glutamic endopeptidase, giving the protein MGTAEANSAPAQAVLEAIGLTLLAVLIGIVAGVVFVVPLIVLDYAIEARPVTVAGLVGTQLGFLIAGYLYSRYRDVPIPIERPSRSDLAYIGGGVGVALVAAITLSVALQWLDLLPGSVIEDMAATDPTLLLVLAVLSLVLVAPAEELLFRGAIQGRLRTVFGPVTAVAVASLVFGALHLTNYTGRVGPIVAGALLISVVGTVFGALYELTGSLTVPIVAHGVYNAILMSVSYVSVVSG; this is encoded by the coding sequence ATGGGAACCGCAGAAGCGAACAGCGCGCCGGCCCAGGCGGTACTCGAAGCGATCGGCCTCACCCTCCTCGCGGTCCTGATCGGAATCGTCGCTGGCGTGGTCTTCGTCGTCCCGCTGATCGTGCTCGACTACGCAATCGAGGCGAGGCCGGTCACTGTCGCCGGTCTCGTTGGCACCCAGCTGGGCTTCCTGATCGCCGGCTACCTGTACAGCAGGTATCGGGACGTCCCCATCCCGATCGAACGCCCGTCGCGGTCCGACCTCGCCTACATCGGCGGTGGTGTCGGCGTCGCGCTCGTCGCAGCGATCACGCTCTCCGTTGCGCTCCAGTGGCTCGATCTGCTTCCCGGGTCGGTGATCGAAGACATGGCCGCGACCGACCCGACGCTGCTGCTCGTCCTGGCGGTGCTGTCGCTGGTCCTCGTCGCTCCGGCCGAGGAGCTGCTCTTCCGTGGAGCGATCCAGGGACGACTCCGGACGGTTTTCGGCCCAGTCACTGCGGTCGCGGTCGCGAGTCTCGTGTTCGGGGCGCTGCACCTCACCAACTACACCGGGCGGGTCGGGCCGATCGTCGCCGGGGCACTACTCATCAGCGTCGTCGGGACCGTCTTCGGTGCCCTCTACGAGTTGACCGGCAGCCTCACGGTTCCGATCGTCGCTCACGGCGTCTACAACGCGATCCTGATGAGCGTCTCCTACGTCAGCGTCGTCTCTGGGTGA